In one window of Acidovorax sp. HDW3 DNA:
- a CDS encoding phosphotransferase family protein, producing MSNFDHFQGTRPVSERHSFDTNALATWLAQHLPGFAGPLTVEMFKGGQSNPTYKLITPSATYVMRAKPGPVTKLLPSAHAIEREYAVMQALAGTDVPVPQMLALCEDEAIMGRAFYIMEFLQGRVLWDQSLPGMTTTERGAYYDEMNRVIAALHSVDFAARGLADFGKPGNYFARQIGRWSKQYQASITEPIAEMEQLMAWLPAHMPASALDERRVAIVHGDYRLDNLMFHPTEPRVIAVLDWELSTLGHPLADFAYHCMSWHVPASLSRGIGGLDLAALGIPSEHDYIRRYCARTGLADADALLTDWNFYMAYNMFRVAAILQGIAKRVQAGTAASAEAKAAGATARPLAELAWSFAQR from the coding sequence ATGAGCAACTTTGACCATTTCCAAGGCACCCGCCCCGTGAGCGAGCGCCACAGCTTCGACACCAACGCCCTGGCCACCTGGCTGGCGCAGCACCTGCCGGGTTTTGCCGGCCCGCTGACGGTGGAAATGTTCAAGGGCGGGCAGTCCAACCCGACCTACAAGCTCATCACCCCCAGCGCCACCTACGTGATGCGTGCCAAGCCCGGGCCGGTGACCAAGCTGCTGCCCTCGGCGCACGCCATCGAGCGCGAATACGCCGTCATGCAGGCCCTGGCCGGCACCGACGTGCCCGTGCCCCAAATGCTGGCGCTGTGCGAGGACGAGGCCATCATGGGCCGCGCCTTCTACATCATGGAATTCTTGCAGGGGCGCGTGCTCTGGGACCAGTCCCTGCCCGGCATGACGACCACTGAGCGCGGCGCCTACTACGACGAGATGAACCGCGTCATCGCCGCGCTGCACAGCGTCGATTTTGCCGCCCGGGGGCTGGCCGACTTTGGCAAGCCAGGCAACTACTTTGCGCGCCAGATCGGGCGCTGGAGCAAGCAATACCAGGCCAGCATCACCGAGCCGATTGCCGAGATGGAGCAGCTCATGGCCTGGCTGCCGGCGCACATGCCCGCCAGCGCCCTGGACGAGCGGCGCGTGGCCATCGTGCACGGCGACTACCGCCTGGACAACCTCATGTTCCACCCCACCGAGCCGCGTGTGATTGCCGTGCTCGACTGGGAACTGTCCACCCTGGGCCACCCGCTGGCCGATTTTGCCTACCACTGCATGAGCTGGCACGTGCCGGCGAGCCTGAGCCGGGGCATTGGCGGGCTGGATTTGGCCGCCCTGGGCATCCCCAGCGAGCACGACTACATCCGCCGCTACTGCGCGCGCACCGGCCTGGCCGACGCTGACGCGCTGCTGACCGACTGGAACTTCTACATGGCCTACAACATGTTCCGCGTCGCCGCCATCTTGCAAGGCATTGCCAAGCGCGTGCAGGCCGGCACCGCCGCCAGCGCCGAGGCCAAGGCCGCTGGCGCCACCGCGCGCCCGCTGGCCGAGCTGGCCTGGTCGTTCGCGCAGCGCTAA